The DNA window TCTGGTAAACGCATTTACGGAAGACATTCCTTTACATTAAAGACAGAACTTTAGTCTTTGCAAAAGGAAAAGCTCCGCTTCCCTTACATTTTCTCAGCTCCTCCACTATTTGCCTCAAGTTATCTGCACTTCTGTGGGCGCCGTTGCATTTAAATCGCAGTCGGAGAAACCCTTCCCGGACTTTCTAACTCCACATAACGCTAACGGAGTGCCAGGACGTCGCCCGCTTGCCCGTAAGCTGCCGAGCCGCCGAGGCCGGGCCCGCGCTGTGATGTCACCCGGCTCGCGGGCCGCGGCGCGGGGATTGGCCAAGGTCCATGACGTCACGGGCCGGGGCGGCCCCGCACTGGCGAGGGCCCCGGGATGCTCCGGTTCGTTTAAAAATAAAGGGGTAGGGGGGCGGAGGAGAAGAACCGCCGGCCCGCGGAGTCACCCGCCGCCCCGCCAGGCGCCCCGCACCCCGGCCGCGCCAGCCTCGCGGGCGGCCCGACAGAGGCGGGGGTAGGCGGGGCGGAGGAGGAGCCGCGGGCGCGGCGCCGCGCCGTCCGCGGCCGCCGCCCGCCCCCGTTACACACCGCATGTAAACAGTCCCCGTCGGCGCGAGCCCAGGGACCCGCAGGGAGTCCGCCTGCCCGGCCCGCCGCCGCCCCGGACCCGCGCCTAGCGGAGCGTCGCGCCGTGCTGCCCGTCCGGGAGGAGGGCGCCGAGGAGCGAGGAGGGCGGCGGCGGGAGGCGGAGGGAGCGGGGCGGGCGGCGAGCGCCGAGGCGGAGGGAGCGGCGGCGGGCGCGGCGGGCCACGATGGATTTCCAGCAGCTGGCCGACGTTGCGGAGAAATGGTGCTCCAACACGCCCTTCGAGCTCATCGCCACGGAGGAGACCGAGCGCAGGATGGATTTCTACGCCGACCCCGGCGTCTCCTTCTACGTGCTGTGTCCGGACAACGGCTGCGGCGACAATTTTGTGAGCGCCTGGGGGGGAGGGACCGCTGGAGCGGGTGGGACTGTGGACGCAGCGGCCGCGTAGCTGCGCCCGAGCTTCCGCGCGGTGGGGAGGCGTAACCCGCTGGCCCCCGCGCACCCGCTGCTCCTAGCTGGGTAGGGGAAGCCCCGGGGCCAGGCGCAGCGGTGTCAGCGCCCCGGGTGGGGCGGGTGGGTGTCGGGCTGGGCGCCCGTAGGATCCGGGGAGCAGGGCTGGGGCGGGAGGTGTGGCGTTTTCCGGAGTCCACCCCTTACCCCCGGCGGGCGCTATTTTGAGAACGCGACCCCACTGCTGATGGGCTGTGTTTGGCTTCGAACATCCTGGGGATGTCAGCCGCATCGCACTGACCCGGGCTGGGGCACTGGGTCCCTCTTGAAGAATCCGAAGTCCGGAGCTGCCTACACCCGGGCGTCCCGTCCGGGTGAGGAATCCCGTTCCCCTCCCAGTGCGCAGACACAACTCCACCAATTGCCGTGTTCGGGAGAACCCTCAATCCCCTCCCTGTTATTCCCGGAGCTGCCTGTTTGGACACAAAGCCTCTGTCCACATTAACGATGCCCGATCTCCTGGACCTTCTTTGCGGAATTACACCCTGGATCTTAAAAACGCACGCGCGCGTGCGCATACATCccaatacacagacacacacacagacacagacacacacacacacacgcacgcattcGGGCACGCCTATCCCCCTTTCCCCGGTGCTTCCATTGCTCCTCTTTGAGCCTCCAGCGAGGTGAGGTGTGTGTGACCGGGGCGGGTTCTATCGGTCCGGAGGCGGCTGCGGCCATGCTGAAGCCCTTTGGCTTTTCCAGGGGAAGGGTAATCCCCTACACCCTTGGCTAGGAGCGACCTGGACCTGAACCTGCGGTGTCTATACCTTTGACTTCGCATCCTGAGCCCACTTGGGATCTTGGCACTGACAGTTTAGGAAGAGGATGCGGAGGGCAGGGAAGTTGCAGTGGAAGGGCGTGGAGACCAAGCGAGGATGGCGTTCCATGAAGTGTTTGTAAGCGCGGGGAATAAATATGGTCCCCAAATGTAAGATGGAGGCGGCTGTGGACGCGGGTTACCGTGTGGTCGCCGGCCTGAGCCTGGAGCTGGCGCTGCTGCCGTCCCTGCCGACGGATGGGGCGGCGCAGAGGCGCGGCCTGGCGCAGGCTCCTCAGGTGGGGCGAGACAAAGCTTGGGCTGTGGCTTTTACTGCCGCGCGCCCCAATCAGCCGCGGGAAGTTCGCGAAGGAGTTAGAGCAGGAGTGCCTTTTTTGGACCCGGAGAGGTGAAGTCTGGTGCCAGCCTGGCGGATAATGCACGCCCCTCCCACCATCCCCACCTCACTGAGGGGAGGAACCCACCTGAGCCCCGTTTTGCGTCACCGTCACCGTGGAAGAGGGGTGGCTTTGAGTGACAGTCAGATTTGAGTGCTCCCTGTGCGGCTATTATCAGACGCCCTTCCCTGAGCCCAGTTTCCATATATCCACAAAATGAGCGTAATAATATTAGTGCCCTGATAATCATGTAGGTAGAACACCTGACAGTCTCTCTTAAGCAAGGGCTGTACAAATTTGGGATTCAGAGACCCGTTTTCCAGAGTTTAGagcttgtctttctttttttaagagccACAGTTTTCTCAACTGTAAAGTGGGCTTTCACAGGGTTCTTTTGAAGAGCAAGTAACCCATTAATACATGTAAGCACAGGTTAACTGTACTGGGATTCACTCCTTTGGAAAAGTATGCAAAAACCCCAGGGATAGGTGGAAAGGGAATCAAGAGCCAACTAATTGTAAAATGTTAGGTTGTGATTAGGAGTCCCTCCCAGCTCCCAACTTCCTTAGTTTTCCAGTGCGCCTCCTCCTCCCTACTGTGTGAAATAGGGTATGGTTTATGGATTTTATAGGGAAGGTTCCACACAGCCAGACTACAGGGGACAAACCACAGAAATGACTCCAAAGAGCACAAGTAGGCTGAGGAAGGCACAAGGCCATTCTCTTGTCTGGAATGTTATCAAATCATAGTTCAGAAACATTATTTGTATTAGGCCCTTTTCCTGAGGCCACCCACATTGAAAATGTTGACTAACAATTTAAATGGAATAGATAAAGAAGATAGAAGGTGGAATGGAAGATAAATAAGAAGAGAGAAGTAAAAACAATTCCTCAGGTAGACTGTAACTTTCTCAAAAGTTTCTGGAAGCCATAATGGACAAGATGCCAACTGCAGCAGTTTTCTTaaccaatttttttcttgaatctcCTGGAGGCCAGGTGTGTCCAACTACTGTTTGCTTCTAATAAGTGTCCTACCctagttcttttcctttttttctcaggAAAATATGTTAAGCATTAGTAGAAATTTGAGTTGAGTGGAATCCCTGTTATTTGAAAGATTTATTAACATATTTACATAGTCATCTCTCAATTTACAGGGCATTTTCACaacattcattttatttaaccaATTATTGAGGGCTTGTTCTTTGCTGCGCCATAGCTGTCTAGCTTACAGATAGCCCTCATGCTCCTGGGGCCAGTTTACCTAGCTAAGAAGCAATGTAGCACAATGGTTAGCACAGACTTTGGAGTTAGACATCCCAGCTCCGTGTGccctggggttagggttagggttagggttatgccctCTATGCCACAGTTTCAAGTCTGTAACCTCCCTAGCAAGGTTACTTGGGATTGGTGCTTCAAGGGGGGTCATGTTTTTAGTAGTATCTTCAGGGTTGCTTGAGAATGTAGTTCCTGGCTTATTCTCCAAAGAGCACAAGTAGGCTGAGGAAGCACAAGTGCTCAATACTGGTAGCCCATTGTGCTGTTAGCTCTGTAAATTCTACTGTCCATCTAGTTCCTGGAGCCAAAAATCTAAAGGAGGTCTTTAACCTCACTCTACAACTCTCTGAATCTAACTCACCAAAATTCTGCCAGAATTGCTTTCAAAAGGCATGCAGTGTccacctgtttttctgtactctCATACTGTCGCAGTAGCCTAAGCCACTATCATTTTTCATCTTATCTCCTAACTTGTCTCCATGCTTGTAGTACCTGCCCCCATGCCAAGCCAGTCTCTAGCCAGCTGTCACTCCAAAGCTATTTAAAATATGATCTGGATCCTGTATAAATATAAATAGTGGTGGTGTTGGTGATGTCACCACCCACCCGCCACCACCCACTCCCCACCTCACCTAAACTGACTTCCCTTCCCTTTGGCAATAAATCCCAAGACCTCGCCCAGGCCTCCAGCCCCTATATACAgtgtctctgggtgcctctctcacCTCCTCTTGGATCATTCTTCTCCCTTACTTACTGTGTTTCTACCATACTGACCTTGTATTAGCTTGGCCTCACTCATGCCAAGCTCTTTCCTGCCCTGAGGCCTTTGCCCTTGCTGTTCTCCCTGCCTAGAACATCCTTGTTTCAGATCTTTACATGACTGGCTCTTTATGGCATGCAGACCTAGGAGAAGCCTTCCTGACCTCTCCTCTTTCGTTTCATGTTTTTTGTTCTTATCAGCACTCATTAGGCTGGATATCCTCTTTTTGTTTTCTGTGTTCTCCACTAGACTACAAGTTCCTGGCGCAGAGACCTTGTTTATCTTATTCATCACTGTATCACAGTACCTGAAATAGTGTCAGATAATTGGTATATGCTCAATACACATTtgtaagaatgaatgaatgagctgggcctggttgcacacacctgtaatcccaactacttgggaagctgaggtcatgattgcaagtttaagtccagcctgggcaacttgatgagactctgtctcaaaataaataataaaaaagaatgtagctcagtggcaaagcacccttgggttcaattgccaggactggaaaaaaggggaaaagaaTGATAAGTGACAGTCGAGTGTAGAAGACAGAGATTAGATTTCAAGAATCAGACTTCGCTAACACTTATGTTCAATTTACTATGTATCTGACGCTGTTCCAGACACTTTGCGAATTTGAATTTGTTGAATCTTAGTGGTGTCACAAGGTATTCTGTGTAATtatccctgttttacagatggggaaactgaggtatAGGGAGGTTTATTGACTTGCCCATGGTTAATGAGTAGTAGAATGACCTGGACCGTACGTAGCCTCAGGTTGAATACATAGCATCACAAGAGTGATAGACTCTAGCCCCTCCGTAGTGTGTCTCTTGGTGCCTCTCTCACCTCCTCTTGGACCATTCAATCCAGGGCATCCAATCCAGTTGCAGTTCAAGGGTGACTTGTTCCTGGGCCTCACAAAAATCCCTTGAGGTAGGTAGATATTATTGCTGCCTATggttgaagaaactgaggctccgtGAGAGTAAAGTACTCACCACAGTGCTAAGAAGTACATTGCTAAGAAGTGACAGAGGCAGGACTGAAGCCCAGCCCAGATCCCTGTTCTGTCACCAAAAGAGTGGCTGTAGGCAGGATCAGGTCAGTAGCTCAGAGGCCAGGAGCAAGGACCTATTTTGATTGTCCCTTCACTTTGATGGCTCCTGGGTCCCTTGTGCACTCTTTCCCTCTCACTTCACAGGCCGTCCCAACCATGTTGTCCCTTTCCAGACTGCCTCCCTGACTGGGACCCCTCCCTGTGAATGGGTAGTACCTTGGATAAAAAAACTGCTGGGGCTGCGGCTCAGTGGTGCCAGGCCAGCCCAGCCTGCATGAGACCCTTGGTTAGGTTCCCAGCATCGCAAAGAAAGCCCCCAAACCAGAACCCCTCCAGTTTCTTTTGTGGAGGGAGTTCAGGGCAGGCCACCCTGCCTAACTTTACAGGTGTGACAGCAAGGGCCCCTGGGCCCTGGAGAGAGCTCACGGGCAGGCCAGTGTGCCCGTTCCTGAGGAGTGGGTGGAGTGTTGGCAGCCGCTCACGTGCCCTACCCACAGAGTGACCGCATGTGTATCCCTTCCTGGGAGCACAGCTGGGCTTCTTCCTTCCTCTGCCCTGTCCCTCCAGGCCTGGGTGCTCATGATTACAGGAGAGAGGAGCCATTTCCTTTATTGACCCACCCCCTCTGTCAGCTCATCAGAAACATGCTTGGATTCAAAATTCTGGGTAGTTTAATCCTCCCTCAATTCAAAAGCAAAGATAACCATTGTCATAATTAAAAAGATTTTGTATGGAAGGACTGTGTGATTTGactttatatatgtgtgtttgcttattgtatatatgtatatttcccCCCCTTTGTGGTCTACGCATGTCTCTATTCTCAACTAGTTAGTTGATTAAATAACAACCTTTTCATTTGGGAGAGAGAAAATGTAACTTATATAAATTAAAGGAGATCACATCATGTTTATGTGGTGGTATATAGGAAAGAGAAGACTTCCTCTTCTACTTCAGAGCTACCCTCAATTTCCTCATTTATCAGAGTGGGTCAGGCATACCTGCATTGCATAATCACCGTGAGGATTATGTGAGTAGTGATGTGAAGGCGCTTGCCAGCATGTGACACTCCGCAGGGGCTGTACATTGTCCATACAGAGAGGCCACTTCTGAGAAAAGATAAGCGATTTGTGTTTGTGGAATGGTAAACCTGAAGAGAATCAAGTTATGTTAATATGAATCCAAATAGGTGGTAATAAGCATTTACTAGGTTTCTGCTAAATGAGAGGCAGTATACAGGTGATTCCTGTAATCTTTAGAACCGCCCCCCCATGAATATAATCATCTTCCTTGACTTACAAATGGATGACGGAGGCTCAGTTAAACATTTTGCAAAGTGCAGTTGAAAGTGCATGTGCTTGATATTTTGCTGTCCCCCTTGCTCCTGGTATAACCacaggcaagttaacccttctgaGCCTTAGTTTGGCCTGTGGTAAAATGGGTCAATGGTTGACACAAAGAGCAAGCTCTGCTCAGATACATCTGATCATGTTGGGTGGTTTGTGACTTTTATGTTTAGCTGTCCTATGGACAGAAATCAGTTCTGGATTAAGCTGCACCAATTCAGAATGGACTTAGAAtggcagaaaactcacatatctgtTCAGTTGACCTTTGGTTTCTTTAATGGACTGGTTCCAGGTCCTATCTTGGATACCAAAATCTGAGGATGCTCAAGTCTCTTTATATAAATGATGTAGTGTTTTATACAACCTACACACTCTCTCCCATAGACTTGTAATGCGTAATACAATATAAGATACATTATAAGTGTTATATATACTCTtatttgtttagggaataatgtcaGGAAAAAAGTTTGCAAGTATATAGTATAGACACAGTTTTCTCCTGATATTCTACACGGATGTGGAGCCACACATACAGAATTGTGGATAAAAAGACCAACTACACTACAATGAGAGAGGCCCATAGCAAGGGCCCTGACTCAGATAACTGTCCAGagaggagaaatatatgtgttcttaaCACCCACAAACCACTACTAGCTTAAGCACCCAGAGGCCCAGCAGCATGCCCACCAGGACTTAGAATAGTAGGAACACATAGCTTATACACAAAACAAGAAGGATCAAATTACCTTAATGATTTAATACCTCTTTTTGACAAACGAGATATTCTCATCTACAATGTAAAAAGGGAAAGGTgttcatttgcttatttatagGTGGCATGGTTTTATTTTCTTAGCTGGGTGAGCTTTTATAATAAACTCCTTCCCACCTTAACAGAAAGGGACACAGATTGCCTATACTAATATGGGCCTCTTATTGTGGGTATAGTAAATGCCACTTCACTAAAGCTCACTCCAATATGAGATTTGGAGTTGGTTGTAgtcaataatggcattgcttgaggTCTTCCAGAAAGATTTTAAATGTGCCACCACTCCCATGTTATGACTCTAAATAGGATTAGCTAAAGTTCTGCTCTTTGCCTGGTTCTCAAAGTGTGACCCGGAACAGCAGCATGCTGTTACAACACTGTGTACCAGCCTAGCACTGTGCCAAGCATCACCTGGAATTTCTTGGGAATTGAAATCAAAGATGGGTGTTGGGTTATATGcttaaaatattttcccagttggaGTTACTATGGCCATGCCTTGTGGCCCCAGCACTCTGAGTCTTTGCTCACCTATTTATCTTTCTATGAGACTAgaccaccaaattctgttctcagGGCCATCAGCCCTGCCCCCAAGCATTCTCTCTGCCTTCCTTGGTTTTAATGTGGACCCCCTCTATTTTTCTGAGAAAATAACCCTCTGCCCTCAAACCTTTGTCTGTTGATTGTCCTGAAGTGCCTGAGTGTCTTCTCTGGGGACACTGATGGGaggtgatttttctttctttgcctgGGCTGCTTAGAAAAAGCATTAGCAccagctctgtgtctcatctgtaACAAGTGGCCAGGCCCGCACTTCCTCTGTTTGTCCTCTTCTCACTCTTAGTTTTAGCTTATTTTCCTTCCATTATTTTACCTTTGTCCTTTTTTCCCCTGACTGCTGacttatttttcatttcattttgtcttGTATCCTATGACTCTTTGCCACCAGCCTTCATTAGTTTTGGAAAGAAACAGCTTAAATAAAGTGAAATACTTTTTGTTCTGAGATGCAGTGGATATAATACAGTGAGCAGTCAGCAAATGGAAGTGTCTTTTAAGTGGCCATGTCCACCTGGATTTGTGTAGTTCTAAACCTTGTGTCCCTTACTTTCTCATGTGGATAGAGAgattcagtttaattttttttttttttggttgtttgttttaATCCACAAAACTGGGACTCCAGGGAGAAGTAGAGAGCTAAATAAAGGAAATTGGGCACAAGGCCCTTTGGTGGGTTTTAGGTCTTCCTTCTCTAACATATGTATGAATAAGTGAATGACTCCAAAAGGAGAGTAATGGACACTGCAGCATGAACAATCTCTTCGTGAGGTTAGAGATGCCTGCAAACACTTATCTGAATAAACTGATCGCCAGGAGGTAGTGGATACATTGTAATTCTGTTAAGTTATAAGGTTTTTTGTTGACTTTGTACTTTTAAGCCCAAATGCACTTTCAACAAAAAAGTATGCATACCAGTTTTTCATAGACCCACCTACTTCTGAATTCAGGGTAAAGTCATACCGGGTATCTGGTTTATTCATTGAGTCACCTTAGCTATGTGGAAGGCAGAAAGTCCAACAAGCCGTTTCTCCCCCATCCTCCTGCAGATGCAAAAGTGGAAAGAAGGTTCTTACTCAGATACACACCGTGTACCAGCCTGGCACTGTGCCAAGCACTTAATTAAATTTCAACTTTTCACTTTCTAATCTTGACACTAAGTCTACGGATGGTAGGCTTCAAATTGTGAGTTGCTAGATTTTAATCTCAGTTCCAGGTTGGGTCCTAATTTGAAATTAGCTGGAACTTTACAGATTTGAGGGTGAAATGAATGCTGAGCAGAATTTAATAGAGTAGAACTTTGTTGTTCTTGCTGAATCTCCGTTAATTATCAGGTGATATAGGTAATGGATATAAAAGTACTTTGTACTACCAGACTTTCGTACAATGTAAGAGACTATTACATAAGTGACATTTCAGTGGCTTGATAGCATTAAGAGTCTCTAATTAATAGGGAAGAACATTTGAGCTGTTCTCTTAAGCTAGAGGGCCTGGCTGTTGTCTTTATTAGGTTGAGAAGGAAGCTCTGGAAGTCTGCTGGAATTAGAGCAGCGGGTGTTGGAAATAGACCTTTACAACTGCGAAACACAGATAATTGGGGTATGAAAATGGCACGTTAGCACCTAGTTATCCTCACTTGGATCTGGGAGCATTTGAAGTGTGCAGATCTAGTTCTTGGAAATCCTGCAGCGAGAAGGGAGGCAATGAAATGTGTTTATTGAGTGTCAAGCATAACTTTCTAGGGTGATTCTTTAATCATGTGTATGAATAGAAGAGGGGCGACTGTGCACCTGACATGGGCCATTTCTCCAAAAATATCTCATTCCCTGTGGCCTATCCCCTGTGACTTGTATCAGTCCCTCTCCTTGGCCTCATGCAGTTTTATCAGATTGAATTGTCATTGAAACAGATCCTTGTACTTGACAGACTCCTTGTTATACTGGAAGCCTGTTACCCCAGAGTCTTCCTCAGATATGCAGAGCTGGGGCTTCTGTATTCAGATCTCTCCAGCCTGCTTCTTGGGCTTAGTCCAGAGCCTTGCACAGTTTGGGGAGAGGTTTGCCTCACCTTTAAGATGTGCTCATTAGGAGGAAAACTTTCTCGAGCCTtaggaataaaataaaacttaaaacccATTTCCTCTCTGCTGCGTGTGTTACCTTGCTTGGTGACGCCTGGGTGCAGTGCTCTCTTAGATCATGTTCAGGGTGGTCAGCTTTTAGCAAACTTTTGTTTCCCAAACCTTTGACTTCCTGTggactttttgtgctctcttaagttcatttcatttaaaaaaagtaaatttacCACCACCCCCACTCGCAGGCTGATCTGGGTAAGGAACATCTTGTTCCAAGTTCGGATTATGAGCTATGCTTAATTAATCCTTCAGCCATAGCTGAAGGCAAAGTTAAGGAGTTTGAAGGCAAAGGCTCTGGCTTCTCCCTACCGTCTTAAAACCACCCTTAGCCTGCTGGAGCAGGTGAGCTGTGGAAATCACAAGTGAGAAATGTCCACCCCCCTGACCTCTTTGCTACCTGTGAGCAGATGGGGAACAGAGCAGGTGAGAGCAGGAACCAGAGCTTGGGGCTTCTGTGGATTAGAGATTTTCTCACCCCCTTCCAGGCAAACAAATCCTGAATGAACATATGGATTTCACTGTGCACTGGAGGCCGTCTTCAGGttcatgtaattaaaaaaaaaaaaaaaaaatctgcatggCAGTCTGTGATTCACTCCGAGGATAATGACCTGTGTGTCTTTGTTTTCTCCTTGCCCTCATGGGGGCACGCAGCACGTGTGGAGCGAGAGCGAGGACTGCCTGCCTTTCCTGCAGCTAGCGCAGGATTACATCTCCTCCTGCGGCAAGAAGACACTCCATGAAGTCTTGGAAAAAGTCTTCAAGTCCTTCAGACCTGTAGGTGCCTGCTTGGCCTCTAAAGCTAGCTTGTTTTGTGCAGTAATTGTGTTTTGAATAATATGGGTGGTGGGGAAAGTGGGCAAAACCCAGGCTGACTAGTTGTTTTTCTCTTGTCTGTCCTGTGGCATAAAGATAGCAGCCAGTGTGGGGAggctgtgggggagggggaggggacggGATGTGACACAGCTGCTTGTTGCAGGGGTGATGGTTATTTCTAGCATCACTTGAGTTGAGAATCCCTGATAGGGAGGAGAGCAGACAGATTCACTGTGAGACAGTGGAGTGTTCCTGTTCTCGACCAGTAGACTCCAAACCCACAAGCCTGGAAGCAGTCAGGAGGTTTTGTTTAAATGGTGGGGTCTGTACTGAGGGTTTGCCAGAAAGCATATAAATGTtatacttccatgtttgtgggtgCAGATGGGGATGAAATTGGATCCTGGTTCTATTCCTTTCCCTTTTTACCAAGTCTCTTGTGCAGAGCTTgcttttcccctctctctcttggGATTTCGGAATCCATCCTTCTGTGGCTGCTGACAGGCTGTTTTCCTGCCAGCAGATAAACATGTAAAATGAGTGCTTACCCCTGCTTTCAACATTCCCTATTTCCCTGTCTTTATTGGAAGTTAAGGTCAGATGACCAACGTCATGATGTTCCCCCCCAAGTTCAATTCCTTGCCTGCTGTAAACATTCTACATATTCAATGGTATTTGCTGTcgaatttctatttattttttgaattgtttttaaTATGATCTGCTTCTCCACTGTAATTTCTGGCTTTTAGTTCTTTGAACACAGTAGCTTGGTTGCATAATAGCCTGTGTCTAACATTCCAGTGTCTCGAGATTTATTTCTAAGTCTGTTtggcatctttctttcttttttccccttttgctGCCTGTTCCTACTCCTTGGTGTCTTGTTTCTCTATGTGTTGGATCATCTCTGTGTGCCATTTAGTGTATTTGAAAGTTTATGTAGgtcgggcatggtggtgcatacctgtaatcccagtggcttggaggctgaggcaggaggatcgcaagttcagagccagcttcagcaaaactgaggtgctatgcaactcagtgagaccctgtctctaaataaaatataaaaaaggtctggggatggcacccctggatttaatccttgataccaaaaaaaaaaaaaaaaagtttatatataGGAGTAAATTTTGGCTTAAGATGACATTACCTTCCTCCAGAAAGTTTTGTTAGCTCCTTCAGGACTCAGGGCCCTGTCAGTCTGAGACCACTTTTGGCAGTTTGAGGCTTGTAGTTCTGTGAGTGCCCCAGGTGAGAACAATCAGCCTGCAGGACTGGTTTCTCCAAGCTCATCCTCATCCTGGAAGTGTCAGGCTTTGGAGGTCTCAGCTTGGAGTGGGGCCAGGGCATCATGTCTGTTTTTTTGGAAGACTCTGTGCTTTGACTTTGGTCCACCATCTCCTAGAATAGGCTGAGAGTGCAGTAAAGTTTCTAGCTGCTTCTTCCAGGTCagcagaagcctacaggacaaaaGCAGCTCTTTGTGTCAGGCATATCTCTCTAGAGCATGTTTTCCATATTAAATatgatattttttcatattttacttgTTCTCAATGGAACAGCTGGGGCCCATCACTTAGGCCAGCACTGTAAGGGGTGGAATTTCAGTGGCTTTGGTCACATTCTCTGGTTTGTATCATTCATCGAATCagctcattttttgtttgttaattTTGTAAGCCAGTTTGGCTCATTCAAAATGGGCGTTTGGGTTAAAAGTACTGGTCTGTCCTGCTTTCAGTCACCCAATAAACATTTCTAGAGAAGGGGATGTGATCCGACTTCACTTGGCACCACGTACTGCTCTGGTCCCAGCACTTGGACGGAGTGAGTGAACGTCTTGGACCTCACAGAGCTCGCGCTCTGGACTGGGAGGACGAGATGAACAagtttatatataatatgtcagtaATAGGTgccaggaaggaaagaaagaaatcatggaCGGGGCTAAGAAGTGTCAGGAATCCTGAGGTGTTTGGTGAGGAAATCTTCAGCGAGAGGGTAACACTGGAGTAAAAGCCAAGTCAGGAGAGAGCCATGAGGAAATCCAGGGGAATAGCAGCACAGGTAGAGAAAGCAGCAGGTCCGCAGGCCTTGGGTGGCAAGCACCTGTGTTTCAGGGACAGGAATCACCAGCCTGGCCAAAGGGGAGGGGAGACGGGACAGAGTGAGGTGAGTCCAGGGGACACAGGACCTTGCAGCTGCCCCAGGATGTTGGGAGCCACTGGAGGGGTTCAAGAAGAAGGGGGATGGGATCTGACTTCAGATTTTGAGAGGCTGCTCTAAGGACTGTTGAGATTAAGCTGTCAGA is part of the Callospermophilus lateralis isolate mCalLat2 chromosome 1, mCalLat2.hap1, whole genome shotgun sequence genome and encodes:
- the Mturn gene encoding maturin, with amino-acid sequence MDFQQLADVAEKWCSNTPFELIATEETERRMDFYADPGVSFYVLCPDNGCGDNFHVWSESEDCLPFLQLAQDYISSCGKKTLHEVLEKVFKSFRPLLGLPDADDDAFEEYSADVEEEEPEADHPQMGVSQQ